In Ornithodoros turicata isolate Travis chromosome 1, ASM3712646v1, whole genome shotgun sequence, the DNA window GACTCCGCTGAGCATTTCGGTCCGCTGGTTGCAGAAAAGGTGCGGAACTGTCCCAAGGAGTTACGTTCTCAGATGGAAATCGAAATATTACAAGTTGCTGCAAAATATGAGGTACACCAATAAATGAACACAACAAGGTTGTTAGGTGTCTGGCTCTGTAATATCCAGCAAGTTCCATTGCCATGGAACTTGTCCTTCATTTGCAACGAACTGCGCATACAGATCTCGCACTCCTTGAGCAGAACTCTGGCTTTTTCTTGCATGTGCAGCTTGCAATGCAAAAGTTGATGTGTCCGCAGCAGTCTCACTGCGCCACGACCCAGCGATGATGTTGCCGAAGGAGTCCTCGTGGTCCGCATATCCAACAGGGCAGTAGGCAGAACTGTTGCGGCACTCGACACACAGGAAATTGTGCAGAACGCAGGCGGCCTTGACTACTCGCTCTGCATTATCCGGCTTGAGCTTGATTGGTCCTCTGAAAATTCTGAACCGTGCTGTCAGAATCCCTAACGCATTTTCCACGCATCTCCTGAGAAACAAAGAACCGAGAAACGTTGCAGTGAGTGCACACAACAAAAAATAGCCTTCAGGCAAGGCTGTGTTTAAACAAAGACAAGTGTGAAGCGACATAAGAGCACTAGCACAAGTCTAGACAAAGACACGACAAAGGACTACACCGAGCGCAGGTGGTCTGTGCTCTGTGTTTGTTTCGTATTTTGTCATGTCTTTGCGTGGGTAGTGTTTTTTGCACTATGCCCGTCTACCACCTGCAGAAACGTCACCCTTGTAAAGTGACACGTTGCATTAAAACCCACCTTGCTCGACTCAGTCGATAATTGAAAATGCGTTCAGCTGGACTCTCCCTGGACCCAGGGTAAGGCCTCAAAAAATCCTCTCGAAGCTGGAATGCTTCGTCCCCAATAAGAACATACGGCAACGATGCCTCAGAGCCTGGTAACTGCTGAGAAGATGGCAATCCAAGAAGACCAGAATGTAGGCGCTGACCAATGGGGGACCTCTTGAACACACCGCCATCACTCATGCGTCCTGGGGCACCAACATCGATGAGGCGAAATAAATAGCTGCTGTCAGCAACTGCCATCAGCACTATGGAAAATGTACCCTGAAAAAAGATTATGTGAGACAAAACTTTTCATGAACTTCACACAAACAGTACCTACCTTGTAATTGTAGTAGAGGCTACCGGTTTTAGGTGGCGCATCTATCTGAATGTGCTTTCCATCTACTGCCCCCCAGGCAGTTCTGAAACTGCCAGCGCTTCCAAAATCCGTCTGCGATGGCTTTCCAGTCTTTCTCTGTAGGTGGCTAAAGATGCAGGAATAGACATCTCTTGGGACTTGGTTCTGTGCTTTATGTTATTCCCACTAAGGCCATAACAATAGCTTTTCTCATAATTGATTGTGGCTTGCTTGGGCGGCTAGACCAACCACTTCAACTATTATTTTTTGCGTGGGGTATATATCCTCGTTGTCACCCTCTACTTTGCCGTCAAACATACCTTCATATAATGTGGGGATAACTCTTGCCACAGAACCTCGCATGTGAGGTGTACCGCTTCTCGGGCTGTTTCCAGACCAACCCTGAACTCTTTGGCGATATCCATGATCGAACTTCCTGAGATGAGATACCTGCACATTTCCACAAAAACCAAGATACTGAGAAGGTCGTACAATAATATTAAAGTTTCAAATATCTCACCGGAGAGTCATTGCTAAGCGCTCTCCGGAGCTTATTGGCTCGCACACGACGAACTCCTTCGTCAGCTTCTCCCGGACCATGTCGTGCAATTTGTCAAAAAGGTCAGGTGTCATCCGGTAGTATCTCAAAAACAAGTCCGGGTCTTGAGTCCGCATGACCTGCATCTGCGGTTACGAGATATTTTTTTCCAACATTCAGTTTCACCATCTTACAGCAGAGAGAGCAGGTACCTACCGATGTGTAGAACTCGCTTTCCGTTTTTCTATTTTGCCACACACGACGTACCCAGGCCTTTCTTCTTCGCATCTGTACCATCTGTGCTTGTTTGAGCACAAGCAAGCCTCTTAATAAGAGCACCTTTTGCCGCCGCTCCATACTTATAGACAAGGGAAACGAACGAATACGAATACTACGCAGACAAGCAACAAGAAACATCCACAAAGTCTCGCTGGCCAAACAATGCCAAACAAGACGCGGCTCATTCAGCATGCCTGTTTCGTACACTAGACCGGTTTGCCGAATTGACAGCGGAAAGTGGGGACCTAAAACTGAAGGAGAAAGATCTTCTTGACTAAAGAAAGCATATGCTACTGTTATCTTCGATAACCAAAGGTACAACATGTTTATTTATGCCCCAATGGAAACCACCTGCGTGCTGACTGCGCCCAGCCCCAAGCAACACTGTGAAAGCTCCGCCGTGAATTCCGCGCCTAGACAGTCGCTCCTTGCGGGTGTGCCGCGGGTGTGCGGGGGTTTGACGCGCGCTGCGTTTTCGACGACAAAAAGCGCTCCATGCGGGCCTCGCTTAAGCCACCGCGTAATAGACAGACAACGAAACCAGCAATTGGCGACAGCACATGCCTCAAAGGAAGCCAACAGGCATCAATGGATCAGTCTCCGGACGTTACCATTGGTCTTTCAAGCCGGAACAATTTTGCCGAGGAAAGCCCTGTGCAGCAGGACATCACAGTGAGCCTGGATAATGCAAGCAATGAAAGCAGGAGGTGGTCCCACCGCCAGCCTGTGCCCCAGCCAAAGGTGGCGACTTCGAATCTGCGGAACTAAGAAAACTTCTCCATGACGCCCTGAGGCAAAATGAAGACCTGAAGTCGATGCACGTGGCTTCTCAAAACACAGTCAAGAAACTTCGAAGGGTAGCAGCTTTAGAACAGCAGTTGCAGCGACTCCCGAACATGCCCTTCCTTAaggggacagtcgcatcgaccacagatcgattccgaaaccacagtgaaatgaggttccccgtccttcactgaccatgactccgaaagtcccatcccgatcgacggaacactttttgcataattcgtgtgtaagcggcgctacagcagacgacagatgcGGACGTCAAgtggaactccctgctgagaatctttaacAACGTCACAaagaatctgaccaataagaacgcggcgagccagtgGAGTCCctgcggcttgcagcttgcatgagcaaggtcagggagacgaaggcaaaggcacatacggagatggcggactcggaacgcgaaagtggcgaatcgtgctgtacAAATGGCTTTAGTAATAGCTCTCgcgacgaatatacatgtttgatgacggcccatattcgacggatccgctacttctgcaagtaactggtgatgtacgtgccgcagctgcgttagcgcaacagaacgagcctcaggaccactgcttta includes these proteins:
- the LOC135392644 gene encoding uncharacterized protein LOC135392644, producing MAVADSSYLFRLIDVGAPGRMSDGGVFKRSPIGQRLHSGLLGLPSSQQLPGSEASLPYVLIGDEAFQLREDFLRPYPGSRESPAERIFNYRLSRARRCVENALGILTARFRIFRGPIKLKPDNAERVVKAACVLHNFLCVECRNSSAYCPVGYADHEDSFGNIIAGSWRSETAADTSTFALQAAHARKSQSSAQGVRDLYAQFVANEGQVPWQWNLLDITEPDT
- the LOC135392655 gene encoding uncharacterized protein LOC135392655, giving the protein MERRQKVLLLRGLLVLKQAQMVQMRRRKAWMQVMRTQDPDLFLRYYRMTPDLFDKLHDMVREKLTKEFVVCEPISSGERLAMTLRYLISGSSIMDIAKEFRVGLETAREAVHLTCEVLWQELSPHYMKRKTGKPSQTDFGSAGSFRTAWGAVDGKHIQIDAPPKTGSLYYNYKC